One window of Tepidanaerobacter acetatoxydans Re1 genomic DNA carries:
- the sspI gene encoding small acid-soluble spore protein SspI — translation MGPALDIRNLVIHNLSGSSREEIEGYIQETIDTREEEALPGMGILFELVWDKSNATEKNTMMDKIMQGIQTAEM, via the coding sequence GTGGGACCAGCTTTGGATATCAGAAATCTTGTAATTCACAATCTTTCAGGAAGTAGTCGGGAGGAGATTGAAGGCTATATCCAAGAAACTATTGATACAAGAGAGGAAGAGGCACTGCCTGGGATGGGAATTCTTTTTGAGCTTGTATGGGACAAATCCAATGCAACTGAGAAAAACACCATGATGGATAAAATAATGCAAGGTATACAAACTGCTGAGATGTAG
- a CDS encoding phosphatase PAP2 family protein, whose translation MELQAEIIKIIQSFSNPMLDAFFIAVTNLGSSLFYYLMIPIFYWNINKKIGITLITSLLFSMYINVSLKEVVTLVRPIGYPGIRSLFVISAGGFSFPSGHAQGTSTFWGVIMKWYRHQWIYILGTAVIFLVSFSRLYLGVHWPLDVLIGIILGLSISSVFVWISRICKPIPLIYNTVLSIIVPIILICLFPHEDNFIYTGMLSGSWLGYVWENYFIDFEPKCKTMIKTLIKYLIGIIGFLLIYEGLKLILPPYNFCRMLRYFSIGLWLTFGAPIFFYRLGL comes from the coding sequence ATGGAACTGCAAGCCGAAATTATTAAAATTATTCAGTCCTTTAGCAATCCAATGCTTGATGCCTTTTTTATTGCAGTCACGAATCTGGGAAGCAGTCTATTCTATTATCTTATGATTCCTATATTTTACTGGAATATTAATAAAAAAATCGGTATAACCTTAATTACATCGCTGCTATTTTCGATGTACATTAATGTATCATTAAAAGAAGTTGTCACTCTTGTAAGGCCAATAGGATACCCGGGTATAAGGAGTTTATTCGTAATCTCTGCCGGAGGCTTTTCTTTCCCCAGCGGACACGCTCAAGGAACATCTACGTTTTGGGGAGTTATTATGAAATGGTACCGCCACCAATGGATCTATATACTTGGAACTGCGGTTATTTTTCTGGTCAGCTTTTCGAGGCTGTATCTTGGTGTTCACTGGCCTTTAGATGTTTTAATAGGCATAATTTTGGGCTTATCCATATCTTCCGTTTTCGTGTGGATATCAAGAATATGTAAGCCCATACCGCTGATTTATAATACAGTGCTCTCCATTATTGTGCCAATTATACTAATTTGTTTATTCCCTCATGAAGATAATTTTATTTACACAGGAATGCTATCGGGTAGCTGGTTAGGATATGTTTGGGAAAATTACTTTATAGATTTTGAGCCAAAATGTAAAACCATGATTAAAACATTGATAAAATATCTGATAGGTATTATTGGTTTTTTATTGATATATGAGGGTTTGAAGTTGATTTTGCCGCCTTATAATTTTTGTCGTATGCTAAGATATTTCAGCATTGGATTATGGTTAACATTTGGAGCACCTATTTTCTTTTACCGACTTGGCCTTTAA
- a CDS encoding aminotransferase class I/II-fold pyridoxal phosphate-dependent enzyme gives MDYQKYVTQRAKDIEISTIRYFFNMVNEVEGAVSLCIGEPDFTTPAHINQAAVEALKQGHTFYTPNAGLFELRQEISKYLEERYKISYKPETEIIVTIGASQAIDVVIRTLVESGDEVLIPQPSFVAYKPCTILAGGKPVYVPTYQEDDFALRADILERYITDRTKLLILPYPNNPTGAVMTKEALEELAPIIKKYDLIVAADEIYSELTYGVDHTAFAGIPDMWERTVTINGFSKSYAMTGWRLGYIAAPEGLTKEMLKVHQYNVTCAATMGQYAAIEALRNGDADIVNMRMEYDKRRKFLYESLSSMGLDCFEPKGAFYVFPSIKKTGLSSEEFAQKLLWEGKVAVIPGGSFGENGQGFVRMAYATSMENLEEAVKRIRIFLNKL, from the coding sequence TTGGATTATCAGAAATACGTAACACAGCGGGCAAAAGATATTGAAATTTCAACAATACGTTATTTTTTTAATATGGTAAACGAGGTTGAAGGGGCAGTTTCTCTATGTATTGGTGAACCTGATTTTACAACACCGGCTCATATAAATCAAGCTGCTGTCGAGGCTCTTAAACAGGGTCATACCTTCTATACCCCTAATGCAGGTTTGTTTGAACTCAGACAAGAAATATCAAAGTACTTAGAAGAACGATATAAAATAAGCTATAAACCCGAAACGGAAATTATTGTTACCATAGGAGCAAGTCAAGCCATCGATGTTGTTATAAGAACATTGGTAGAATCCGGTGATGAAGTATTAATCCCCCAACCTTCTTTTGTGGCTTATAAGCCTTGTACTATTTTAGCCGGAGGTAAACCGGTTTATGTGCCTACATATCAAGAAGATGATTTTGCGCTAAGAGCCGATATACTGGAAAGGTATATTACCGACAGAACAAAATTGTTAATTCTGCCATATCCGAACAATCCTACCGGAGCAGTAATGACTAAAGAAGCATTGGAAGAGTTAGCTCCGATTATAAAGAAATATGATTTAATTGTGGCTGCGGATGAAATTTATTCAGAACTTACTTATGGTGTGGATCATACGGCTTTTGCTGGGATTCCCGATATGTGGGAGAGGACGGTTACTATAAACGGATTTTCTAAATCCTATGCTATGACGGGATGGAGGTTGGGATATATTGCAGCACCGGAGGGTCTGACTAAGGAAATGCTGAAGGTTCATCAGTACAATGTAACCTGCGCGGCAACCATGGGCCAGTATGCTGCAATAGAGGCCTTGAGAAATGGTGATGCAGATATTGTGAATATGCGAATGGAATATGATAAAAGAAGAAAATTTTTATATGAAAGCCTAAGCAGTATGGGGCTTGATTGTTTTGAACCCAAAGGAGCATTTTATGTGTTCCCCTCAATTAAAAAAACCGGTCTTTCTTCAGAGGAATTTGCCCAAAAACTTTTATGGGAAGGCAAAGTTGCAGTTATTCCCGGCGGTTCATTTGGCGAAAACGGTCAAGGTTTTGTGAGGATGGCTTATGCTACTTCGATGGAAAACCTGGAAGAAGCAGTAAAAAGGATAAGAATTTTTTTAAATAAACTCTAA
- the purS gene encoding phosphoribosylformylglycinamidine synthase subunit PurS, whose protein sequence is MFLARVFTFPRTGVLDPQGSAIKATVSNIGFKDIQDIQTGKYYEVRINACDVAKAKEIMKELCEKVLVNPVVEDYKFEIMEV, encoded by the coding sequence ATGTTTTTGGCAAGAGTATTTACTTTTCCTAGGACTGGAGTGCTGGATCCGCAAGGCAGCGCAATAAAAGCAACTGTTTCAAATATTGGATTTAAGGATATTCAAGATATACAAACGGGCAAGTATTATGAGGTAAGAATTAATGCTTGTGATGTAGCTAAAGCAAAGGAAATAATGAAGGAATTATGTGAAAAAGTTTTAGTAAATCCTGTAGTTGAAGATTACAAATTTGAAATAATGGAGGTTTGA
- the purQ gene encoding phosphoribosylformylglycinamidine synthase subunit PurQ encodes MNCAVIQFAGSGGDGDCYHVCKNILGQPVEYIFHKETFAAQDFDLIILPGGASHGDYLRPGALAARSKVIKSVIDAANAGKYILGIGNGFQILLEAGLLPGTMLINKDLKFYSDDVFVRVENNATPFTNLYKNGEVIRLTVACKYGNYYADKKTMEQLKTQNKIVLTYCDINGNAAEASNPLGSMENIAAIANQEGNILGLMPHSERCAEEILGNTDGIRMFQSILQYVEGGKIHDCSRRS; translated from the coding sequence ATGAATTGTGCGGTGATACAGTTTGCCGGAAGTGGTGGCGATGGTGATTGTTATCATGTTTGTAAAAATATTTTAGGCCAACCTGTGGAATACATTTTTCACAAAGAAACTTTTGCCGCTCAAGACTTTGATCTCATCATTCTTCCAGGCGGAGCATCTCATGGCGATTATCTGCGCCCGGGAGCACTGGCAGCTCGTTCAAAAGTCATTAAATCCGTAATAGATGCTGCCAATGCCGGAAAGTACATATTGGGTATAGGCAATGGATTTCAAATATTATTAGAAGCTGGCCTTTTGCCCGGAACAATGCTGATAAATAAAGACCTGAAATTCTATTCTGATGATGTTTTTGTTCGGGTTGAAAATAATGCTACTCCTTTTACTAATCTTTACAAAAATGGCGAAGTAATTCGCTTGACTGTTGCATGCAAATATGGCAACTATTATGCTGATAAAAAGACAATGGAACAACTAAAGACACAAAATAAAATAGTTTTGACGTACTGTGATATAAACGGAAACGCAGCGGAGGCGTCGAATCCTTTGGGTTCAATGGAAAACATAGCAGCTATAGCAAACCAAGAAGGTAATATATTGGGTCTGATGCCTCATTCGGAAAGATGTGCCGAAGAAATTCTCGGTAACACCGATGGAATAAGAATGTTTCAGTCTATTCTGCAGTATGTAGAAGGAGGTAAAATCCATGACTGCTCGAGAAGAAGCTAA
- the purL gene encoding phosphoribosylformylglycinamidine synthase subunit PurL gives MTAREEAKKLGLTDLEFDEILKILGREPNYLELSLYSVMWSEHCSYKNSKPVLKRFPTQGPQVLQGPGENAGIVDIGDNLAVAMKVESHNHPSAVDPYQGAATGAGGMIRDIFTMGARPIALLNSLRFGCLCDDRTQYLFEEAVAGIGDYGNAMGIPTVGGEVYFDDSYKENPLVNAMCVGIIKHDKIVRGKAAGVGNSVMVVGAATGRDGMHGASFASGELSDDNPDQGSPMQVGDPFKEKQLMEACLELLQNDWVVGVQDMGAAGVVSSTCETAARAGSGIELDVALVTQRDKDMKPHEIMISESQERMLVIVEKGHEDDVKKIFKKWDLDAVKFGTVTDDGMLRILENGKVVGEVPAASLAEGVPIVKRESKRPIYMDKLQIDFLKIPVTDDLNEVLFKLLDSPNIASKAIVYRQFDQTIGTNTVVAPGSDAAVIRIKGTKKGIAVSVDGNGYYCYLDPYEGGKQIVAEAARNLVASGAKPLALTDGLNFGNPEKPEVYYQFEKCVDGISEVSKKLNIPVISGNVSFYNEGKFSAVYPTPIVGMVGVLDDVNKHCTMNFKKQGDLVVLLGENTDELGGSTYLQEVLNITAGPAPRLDIELEKKVQTCCLKAIELGLVNSAHDVVQGGLAVALAECCIAGNLGFSGEIETDLRPDTLLFGEGQSRIILSLPEENLSVLNKLAKEIGVKTSVLGFVKSGGLNIQVKQKEQVVGKIEVSTERIAEIWNNAIKRRIEK, from the coding sequence ATGACTGCTCGAGAAGAAGCTAAGAAGTTAGGCTTGACTGATTTAGAATTTGACGAAATATTAAAAATTCTGGGCAGGGAACCTAATTATTTGGAACTGAGTCTTTACAGTGTTATGTGGTCAGAACACTGCAGTTATAAGAATTCAAAGCCTGTATTGAAGCGGTTTCCGACTCAAGGTCCACAGGTACTGCAAGGTCCTGGTGAAAACGCTGGAATAGTTGACATTGGAGATAATTTAGCAGTTGCTATGAAGGTTGAAAGCCACAATCATCCTTCAGCGGTTGACCCTTATCAGGGAGCAGCTACAGGTGCAGGAGGTATGATTCGGGATATTTTTACTATGGGTGCAAGACCGATTGCTCTCTTAAATTCTCTTCGCTTTGGATGTCTTTGTGATGATCGGACACAGTATTTATTTGAAGAAGCAGTTGCTGGAATTGGCGATTACGGAAATGCTATGGGTATTCCAACGGTCGGCGGTGAGGTCTACTTTGACGATTCATATAAAGAGAATCCCTTGGTTAATGCCATGTGTGTTGGAATAATTAAACATGACAAGATTGTTCGTGGAAAAGCAGCAGGAGTAGGCAATTCTGTAATGGTGGTTGGTGCTGCTACAGGACGTGATGGCATGCACGGAGCAAGTTTTGCCTCAGGGGAGCTCTCGGATGACAATCCGGATCAGGGTTCTCCGATGCAAGTTGGTGACCCGTTTAAGGAAAAACAACTGATGGAAGCCTGTCTTGAACTGCTACAAAATGATTGGGTAGTCGGCGTTCAGGATATGGGAGCCGCAGGAGTAGTTTCATCTACATGCGAAACTGCTGCCCGAGCCGGAAGCGGAATAGAACTTGATGTTGCTTTGGTCACTCAAAGAGATAAGGACATGAAACCCCATGAAATTATGATATCTGAATCTCAGGAACGAATGTTGGTAATTGTGGAGAAAGGCCATGAGGATGATGTAAAGAAAATCTTTAAAAAATGGGATTTAGATGCTGTAAAATTTGGAACGGTTACCGATGATGGAATGCTGAGAATATTAGAAAACGGGAAGGTTGTAGGTGAAGTCCCGGCCGCATCACTGGCTGAAGGTGTACCTATTGTCAAACGAGAAAGTAAAAGACCGATATATATGGATAAACTTCAAATTGATTTTTTGAAAATCCCGGTAACTGATGATTTAAATGAAGTATTGTTTAAACTGCTTGATTCACCTAATATTGCCAGTAAAGCTATAGTATACCGCCAATTTGACCAGACTATAGGTACAAATACCGTAGTTGCACCAGGGTCAGATGCTGCAGTTATTAGAATAAAAGGGACAAAAAAGGGAATCGCAGTTTCTGTTGACGGTAACGGTTATTATTGCTACCTTGACCCATATGAGGGAGGTAAACAGATAGTAGCAGAAGCTGCCAGAAATCTGGTGGCAAGTGGCGCAAAACCTTTAGCACTTACTGATGGTCTCAACTTTGGCAATCCTGAAAAACCAGAGGTTTATTACCAATTTGAAAAATGTGTCGATGGCATATCAGAAGTTTCCAAGAAGTTGAATATTCCAGTTATAAGCGGTAATGTCAGCTTTTATAATGAAGGAAAGTTCAGTGCCGTATATCCCACACCAATAGTAGGAATGGTTGGAGTTTTAGATGATGTAAATAAACATTGCACGATGAATTTTAAGAAACAGGGTGATTTGGTAGTCCTTCTTGGTGAGAATACTGATGAATTAGGAGGATCTACTTATTTGCAGGAAGTATTAAACATTACTGCAGGTCCTGCACCCAGGCTTGATATTGAATTAGAAAAGAAAGTGCAAACCTGTTGTTTAAAAGCCATTGAATTAGGGCTTGTCAATTCTGCCCATGATGTTGTTCAAGGCGGTTTGGCTGTTGCATTGGCCGAATGCTGCATAGCAGGGAATCTCGGCTTTTCCGGAGAGATTGAAACCGATTTAAGACCGGATACGCTGCTTTTTGGAGAAGGCCAATCTAGAATAATATTAAGTTTACCAGAAGAAAATCTTTCTGTCTTAAATAAGCTTGCTAAAGAAATCGGTGTCAAAACAAGTGTGCTGGGATTTGTAAAATCCGGTGGTTTAAACATACAAGTGAAACAAAAAGAGCAAGTTGTTGGCAAAATAGAAGTATCAACAGAGAGAATAGCTGAAATATGGAATAATGCTATTAAACGGAGAATAGAAAAATGA
- the purF gene encoding amidophosphoribosyltransferase — MSDKLKEACGVFGIYNPQKDAALGRNIFYGLYALQHRGQESAGIAVTSGSGIKYHKAMGLVSEVFNDEILDELSGHIGVGHVRYSTTEANTLINSQPLVVRYKKGSLAVVHNGNLVNSQELRRELEERGVAFQTEIDSEVVAFLIAQEHSEDIIKAAEICMEKIKGSYALVIMTEDTLIGMRDPHGIRPLCLGKQNDSYILTSESCALDTIDAKFIRDVEPGEIIVINKDGVKSIKKNKDNSSSALCIFEFVYFARPDSTIDGSNVHMARWEAGKLLAKEHPVEADLVIGVPDSGTVSAMGYAEAAGIPFGIGLIKNRYVGRTFIKATQSSREIGVKLKLNAVKEAVRGKRLIMVDDSIVRGTTSGLIVKVLKEAGAKEVHVRVSSPPVMHSCYFGIDTSTHKELIGAQRKIEEIRQYIGADSLGYLSLDGLMKATGFSGERFCTGCFSGAYPIEVPREGKRYVFEKR, encoded by the coding sequence ATGAGCGATAAACTAAAAGAAGCCTGCGGTGTTTTTGGTATATACAATCCACAAAAAGATGCTGCTCTCGGGCGCAATATATTTTACGGTCTTTATGCACTGCAGCATCGAGGCCAGGAAAGCGCCGGAATTGCAGTAACTTCAGGCAGCGGTATAAAATATCATAAAGCAATGGGCTTAGTTTCTGAAGTGTTTAATGATGAGATACTGGACGAACTGTCCGGGCACATAGGTGTAGGTCATGTAAGATACTCAACCACGGAAGCCAACACTCTTATTAATTCTCAACCGCTTGTAGTTAGGTACAAAAAAGGTTCTTTAGCTGTAGTTCATAATGGCAATCTGGTAAATTCCCAGGAACTGCGTAGAGAGCTGGAAGAACGTGGAGTGGCTTTCCAGACTGAAATAGACAGTGAAGTAGTAGCTTTTTTAATTGCGCAGGAACATTCTGAAGATATTATAAAGGCAGCAGAAATTTGTATGGAGAAAATAAAGGGCTCCTATGCATTGGTTATTATGACAGAAGATACCTTAATAGGCATGCGGGATCCGCATGGTATCAGACCACTGTGTCTGGGAAAGCAAAACGATTCATATATTCTTACATCAGAAAGCTGTGCATTGGATACTATTGATGCTAAATTTATCAGAGATGTAGAGCCCGGAGAAATAATTGTTATAAATAAGGATGGAGTGAAGAGTATCAAAAAGAATAAAGATAATTCAAGTTCGGCACTGTGTATTTTTGAATTTGTGTACTTTGCACGACCTGATAGTACCATTGATGGGAGCAATGTTCATATGGCTCGTTGGGAAGCGGGGAAGCTACTTGCAAAGGAGCATCCAGTGGAGGCTGATTTGGTCATAGGTGTACCGGATTCAGGAACGGTATCTGCCATGGGCTATGCCGAAGCCGCCGGGATTCCATTTGGCATCGGGCTTATTAAAAATCGCTATGTTGGTAGGACTTTTATTAAAGCTACCCAAAGCTCAAGGGAGATTGGAGTTAAACTCAAGCTAAATGCTGTAAAGGAAGCCGTTCGCGGTAAACGCCTTATAATGGTCGATGATTCTATCGTGCGTGGCACCACCAGCGGTCTCATAGTTAAGGTTTTAAAAGAAGCTGGAGCTAAAGAAGTACATGTTCGCGTAAGTTCACCGCCGGTTATGCACTCTTGTTATTTTGGCATTGATACTTCCACTCACAAAGAACTTATAGGCGCTCAACGGAAGATAGAAGAAATCAGGCAGTATATAGGAGCCGATAGCTTGGGATATTTAAGTTTGGACGGCCTAATGAAGGCCACGGGTTTTTCGGGTGAGAGATTTTGCACGGGATGTTTTTCGGGAGCATATCCGATTGAGGTTCCTCGTGAAGGAAAACGTTATGTATTTGAAAAACGTTAA
- the purM gene encoding phosphoribosylformylglycinamidine cyclo-ligase, translated as MDAGNRAVELIKDHVRSTFRPGVLGNLGSFGGFFQLDVKKYKEPVLVSGTDGVGTKLKIAFMMDKHDTIGIDGVAMCVNDILVHGAEPLFFLDYIALGKLVPEKVADIVKGVADGCKMAGCALLGGETAEMPGMYDEDEYDIAGFAVGVVDKTKIIDGSSIKKDDVVIGIASSGLHSNGYSLARKVFFELGGLLPEDYIEDFGETLGEELLKPTKIYSKAVKSLENFDIHGMAHITGGGLIENLPRILPEGMEFIINKGSWEIPPVFHLIQKIGQIEDKEMYRTFNMGIGYVLVAPKENADAILNTVREQGENAWIIGQVSMGKGGVVFCQS; from the coding sequence GTGGATGCGGGTAATCGAGCAGTCGAGCTCATAAAAGACCATGTGCGTTCTACCTTCAGGCCAGGTGTGTTAGGAAATTTAGGAAGTTTTGGCGGCTTTTTTCAGCTTGACGTCAAGAAATATAAAGAACCTGTGCTGGTTTCCGGCACTGATGGAGTCGGTACAAAGCTCAAGATAGCTTTTATGATGGACAAGCACGATACGATAGGTATCGATGGTGTAGCAATGTGTGTAAATGATATATTAGTTCACGGTGCGGAACCCTTATTTTTCCTGGATTACATTGCACTTGGAAAACTTGTTCCCGAAAAGGTTGCCGATATAGTTAAAGGTGTAGCTGATGGCTGTAAGATGGCCGGATGTGCACTTCTTGGCGGTGAAACAGCGGAGATGCCAGGAATGTATGATGAAGATGAGTATGATATTGCAGGCTTTGCTGTGGGAGTTGTGGATAAAACTAAAATCATTGATGGTTCATCTATAAAAAAAGATGATGTTGTTATTGGAATTGCATCATCAGGTCTTCACAGCAATGGTTACTCCTTAGCAAGGAAAGTATTTTTTGAGTTGGGTGGGCTTTTGCCGGAAGATTATATTGAAGATTTTGGGGAAACGTTAGGAGAGGAACTATTAAAACCTACAAAAATATATTCAAAAGCGGTTAAATCTCTTGAAAATTTCGATATCCATGGCATGGCACATATTACCGGTGGGGGATTGATAGAAAACCTACCGCGTATATTACCGGAGGGCATGGAGTTTATAATCAATAAGGGGTCTTGGGAAATTCCGCCGGTATTTCACTTGATTCAAAAAATAGGGCAGATTGAAGATAAAGAAATGTATAGGACTTTTAATATGGGCATAGGGTATGTACTTGTTGCACCGAAAGAAAATGCCGATGCTATTTTAAATACTGTAAGAGAACAAGGAGAAAACGCTTGGATTATTGGACAGGTATCTATGGGGAAAGGCGGGGTGGTATTTTGCCAAAGCTGA
- the purN gene encoding phosphoribosylglycinamide formyltransferase — MPKLRLGILVSGGGSNLQSIIDKAEAGYFPAEVVVVISSKQDVYALERAKKHNIPTAVVLPKNYKTREEYEDELIKILNSYNVDLVILAGYIRVLSPHFVRAFQGKIMNIHPSLIPAFCGEGFYGEKVHKAVLDYGVKLTGVTVHFVDEGADTGPIILQRAVPVKDDDTVETLAARVLEEEHRIYPEAIKLFAEGRLETNGRRVKIISKEDSQ, encoded by the coding sequence TTGCCAAAGCTGAGGCTTGGGATTTTGGTATCCGGCGGAGGTTCCAACCTGCAATCCATCATTGACAAAGCGGAAGCAGGCTACTTTCCGGCAGAAGTTGTTGTAGTCATTTCCAGCAAGCAAGATGTTTATGCCCTGGAAAGGGCAAAGAAACACAATATTCCTACAGCGGTAGTGCTGCCGAAGAATTATAAAACTAGGGAAGAATATGAAGATGAGCTCATAAAAATCCTTAATTCCTACAATGTGGATTTAGTCATACTTGCAGGATATATCAGAGTCCTATCTCCACATTTTGTCAGGGCTTTTCAAGGTAAAATCATGAATATTCACCCATCTCTCATACCGGCTTTTTGCGGTGAAGGATTTTATGGCGAAAAAGTGCATAAAGCCGTGCTGGATTACGGCGTGAAGCTAACCGGAGTAACAGTTCATTTTGTGGATGAAGGGGCTGACACAGGTCCCATAATTCTGCAAAGAGCTGTACCCGTTAAGGATGATGATACTGTTGAAACTTTGGCAGCACGGGTGTTAGAAGAGGAGCACAGAATATACCCGGAAGCAATAAAACTATTTGCCGAAGGTAGATTAGAAACTAATGGCCGTAGGGTCAAAATAATCAGCAAGGAGGATTCGCAATGA
- the purH gene encoding bifunctional phosphoribosylaminoimidazolecarboxamide formyltransferase/IMP cyclohydrolase has product MIKRALISVSNKEGLVEFARGLRELGVEILSTGGTAKALQEAGIEVTTVSDVTGFPEILDGRVKTLHPKIHGGILAIRNNDEHMQQISKLGIEPIDLVAINLYPFKQTIEKPGVTLEEAIENIDIGGPSMLRSAAKNHKDVVVVVDPEDYSLVLDELKKKGNIDVKQRIKLACKVFEHTAHYDALISGYLEKQILADEPADLAVTEFPENLTLAYEKIQDLRYGENPHQKAAFYGEIGRHSGTLAGAKQLGGKELSFNNINDADAALKAVREFDMPAAVGLKHTNPCGVACSDNIYDAYVKAYAADPVSIFGGIVALNRPVDAQTAEELVKIFLEIVIAPGYEPEALEILKTKKNLRILEVDFDNKSDFGLDMKKVSGGLLVQELDIKDFDESDLKVVTKRAPSDKEMKDLLFGWKVVKHVKSNAIVLAKDLITVGVGAGQVNRIWPTEQSIAHAGDKAKGAVLASDAFFPFSDVVEAAADAGITAIIQPGGSLRDEDSIKAADANDIAMVFTGMRHFKH; this is encoded by the coding sequence ATGATTAAACGAGCTCTAATATCAGTTTCAAATAAAGAGGGCCTAGTAGAATTTGCAAGAGGCCTTCGTGAATTAGGAGTAGAGATACTCTCTACAGGAGGTACAGCTAAAGCTTTACAAGAAGCCGGTATAGAAGTTACCACTGTGTCCGATGTTACCGGATTTCCGGAAATTCTCGATGGTAGGGTCAAAACCCTTCACCCCAAGATTCATGGCGGAATACTGGCAATTAGGAACAATGATGAACATATGCAGCAAATATCAAAGCTGGGCATAGAACCTATTGACCTTGTAGCTATAAATCTTTATCCATTTAAACAAACCATTGAAAAGCCAGGCGTAACTTTGGAGGAGGCTATTGAAAACATAGACATCGGAGGGCCGTCAATGCTGCGTTCTGCAGCCAAAAACCATAAGGATGTGGTTGTCGTTGTGGACCCTGAGGATTATTCGCTGGTGCTGGATGAATTGAAAAAGAAAGGTAATATCGACGTCAAGCAGCGAATTAAGCTGGCTTGCAAGGTTTTTGAGCATACAGCCCATTATGATGCTTTGATTTCAGGGTATTTGGAAAAACAGATTTTAGCTGACGAACCTGCTGATTTAGCAGTTACAGAGTTTCCAGAGAATCTTACTTTGGCGTACGAAAAAATTCAAGACCTGCGCTATGGAGAAAATCCTCACCAGAAGGCGGCTTTTTATGGCGAAATAGGAAGGCATTCTGGTACATTAGCCGGTGCTAAACAGCTTGGAGGCAAGGAATTATCATTCAACAACATAAATGATGCAGATGCTGCACTCAAGGCAGTTAGGGAGTTTGATATGCCGGCAGCGGTAGGCTTAAAGCACACAAATCCTTGCGGTGTGGCATGCAGTGATAATATTTATGATGCTTATGTTAAGGCATATGCAGCTGATCCTGTATCAATTTTTGGCGGGATTGTGGCATTAAATAGACCTGTGGATGCCCAGACGGCTGAAGAATTGGTTAAGATATTCTTGGAAATTGTAATTGCACCGGGATATGAACCTGAAGCTCTGGAAATATTGAAGACCAAGAAAAATCTACGGATATTGGAAGTAGATTTTGATAATAAATCCGATTTCGGCTTAGATATGAAAAAAGTGTCAGGAGGTTTGCTGGTTCAAGAGCTGGATATAAAAGATTTTGACGAAAGTGATTTAAAAGTTGTGACAAAGCGTGCCCCGTCTGATAAGGAGATGAAAGACCTGCTCTTTGGCTGGAAAGTTGTAAAGCATGTAAAATCTAATGCCATAGTTTTAGCAAAAGACCTTATTACTGTCGGTGTCGGTGCAGGGCAGGTTAACAGGATTTGGCCGACAGAGCAAAGTATTGCTCATGCAGGTGACAAGGCCAAAGGTGCAGTGTTAGCCTCAGATGCATTCTTCCCATTCTCTGATGTGGTAGAGGCAGCAGCAGATGCTGGAATAACGGCTATTATTCAGCCGGGAGGCTCATTGCGCGATGAAGATTCTATTAAAGCAGCAGATGCCAACGACATTGCCATGGTCTTTACAGGAATGAGGCATTTCAAACATTAA